A window of Magnolia sinica isolate HGM2019 chromosome 13, MsV1, whole genome shotgun sequence genomic DNA:
CAATAACCTAGATGCAGGATTTGGAAGCAAAGAATGGCTttaaaaaatggaagaaaatcacaataaataataaaagttCCAAGTCAAGCACAGTTGGATGAGACTGAGCCCATGTCTCTATCTAACCCCTTTTTTTCCCCTTAGATCCGCAcgctcacaccacaatgggtactcaacccatgacctcatgttgaaactcatgTGAGTCTAACACTGAAGCATGATTAAGGACCCAATGTCTCTATTAAGCCCTGTGTGCACACACTGGATAAGAAATAAGTAATTAGTTCTCGATCAAAGAAGATGGTGGTCTTCCTAGAAAGCCAGTTTGTAGGGATGCTTTCCTCGCCAAATCCATATACCCATTACTTTTCAGGTACAGATTGTTTCCATATGGAAGGAGGCAGAAAATTTTCCAACAAGCGGAGAAAAAGACAACCATCCATTCAGCCACAACATCCATCCCACCTCTGGCATACAAAATACATCAAAACACACCATAAGGCTGCCTTTGGATGCGCAAGAGAAAATTGGATCATGAACATTcgatttaatcaagaggaaatgacgACAGCTAATGATGTTTCCACTTTACGAGACTAGAGCATCAAGATGCACCCCAAAAGATGAGAGAATTTCACCAGGGATCAAGAATCGTATCCCACAAAGCATTTTATTATGTTTTCTAATGACACATGCCCCTGACCATTAAAATATACATTTTCCCCCTTTAATCAGGAAAGTTTCTACTAAAAACACAAGCCAATAGGATGGGGTGTGAGAGGATTAGCTCGGGTACATGTTAGAGGTGCAATGAATTGGATAAGAAAACATTACCCACATCAAAGAATCATCGAAACGTGGCAGTCACAATGAAGAACCCTTCCACTGTAATCTGTCGAGTGCGTCAACAATCGCCCTACGGAACTCGTCATTGTGTAGGAGGAAAGATGAGACATgcccacccatcacccatctcacttCTGAACCTGGCCAAGCTCTTTGGAGCTCCATCACTGAGTGCTTAGGAATGTACCCATCATCCTGAAATTGCAAAACGATGCATAGAAAGATCTTATCAAATCAGAAGTTTATGAGAAGAGTTACAACATTCACTCAAGTGATCAAAATGGAACTAGAGAGCAAGTCATTACTTTCTTTAGGGCAGGTAATAACACAAATTGCCCATGTGTGTAGTGGATGTGATGAACATACTTCTACAATCAGATGCCATGCTCCTTGAGTGTACTCCTTGAAATGTAAGGAGCTATTTAGTGAAGGGTACAAACAACAATCACGCCCTATTCAAAACGGCCCCACTCTAAATTGAAATTTTCACTTCCGTTTGGAAAGTGCAGAAACCCTGGTCAGCATTGGGCAGAATGGAGAAAGCCCATCAAAGCAGTTCCTAATGCCATTCTGCTCCATGAAAGTATAGCAACTTCCAAACAAGCCCTAGCACATGGTCATTACTCATTGACTCACATGTTAATGCTTTTAGTTACCAGGAGCGCCCATTTAAATATTTTCCGTCAGCATCTAAGCATTATAACTACTTGGGGTCGGCTACACGAATCCTATTCTGCCATGGAAATATAGCAATTATAACCACATCATCTCATTGCCATTGCCAAGCCCGGATAAAGGAGGATACTGTCAGGTTGGTGGCTGGCGTTGAACTTTGGCCATATAGCTTTTTTCCTCATGAATCCTAACAATCTGACATTTCAGGCCCATAAAAAAAAAACGAATACCCAAAATCTGATATGTTGATGACTGAAAGGCCCAACTTTCATTTTGTCAGACTTAGGCAACATTAATGGTCACCCACCAAAGACTTTCTTGCTTGCTGGAGACTGGAAAATTTCACCATTGCTAAACAGCTTGCACGTAGTGATGGCAGATCATTTTGGTAATGGAGGAAAACAAAGAAACACTGATAGAAAAGGAGATGGTGGGTTTCTTCAAATAAAAAACACACAGGGAGAGgataaataaaatgaatatatGGAAATATGGAGATGATATTGACCAAACAGTTAGAGAAAATCTTAGTATTGAGATAGCAACATAATATTTTCGAAACAAGGTATAAGAAACGCAATTTTAATATTTTGGAAATTCTGATGGACACGAGAACAATCAAGCATAGGTACCAGTAGTGGCATAAGCTGGCAACAAAAGAAATGGAATATAAGCTATTTTATAACCTGAATCATCTAAGATTGCAAGATTCCAGAGTGGGATAGTGCCCTAGGCATGCTACTACACTTGTATTCTACAAACAGCTGCAAAATAGGTGTTGTTTAATAGCTGGAAACCAGGGGGGGTaaggatatggggcttacagtAGCGGCAACGAAAATAACAGCCTCAGGATTCTTCGGAAGTGGAAAGCGAGTGACATCAGTCAGTGACAGTACAGACCGCATGCGTTCTCGCACTTGCTCAAGCGTCATTGCAGCTTTCTGTGCTGCATCTTCTCTCAGTGCCTCCCAGGCAGTCCCGTGCTTCAAAATCCCTTCACAGAAGACCACAACTGCAGAGTGTGGAGAGAGGAATGGCAGCGTGGCAACTGGCGTTGGGTGCAGTGATCCAACCATTGCAGCATGCACTCCCCCTAAAAAACGTCAGTAGTACAAAATAATTAAACGAACAATGAaagatatggaaaaaaaaaaaaactcaagataATACAGAAAATTCAAGACGCAACCAAACATCGAAATTAACTCAACTTTCACAAAGCTTTATTAGGTCAGATGTTGTCCATTCTTTTCACGGGAAAACAATAAAGAGAAATGACGTTTACGCCCTCTATTTTTTATACTCAACACCGGTTTCTAGACACATTAGAAAGATGGACATGCACTCTGTTGAAAGACAAAAAGGGTGCATTTATGAAAACTAGGTACTGCAAAACCAGCTCCCACAGAAAATTGAGGTGCACTCCAATGGTACCGGTGGGGGATCCACGTGATGTATGCAGGACATCCAACATGTCTATCAGATGTGTGAGGTCATGTTACCCCCAGTTATCAAAAATCAAGGACCACAGCACAGGGAACAAGATGGGTGgggaacacccacccttgattttcaccaGGCTCCTCCTGAGTCAcagaacagcctgatttttggcatgacccttcatccaggccagaTGGTGGGTCTGAATGGCCTCAATTGCGAATAGACTGCAGGGAGGGTACCCTATTCAGATCAACAGTAGGCGTCCACTCTCAAGATGCTtcctgtggggtggcccacctgagttttgagttttggatccaacagGTTTTTGGGCAGGTTGTATGTCCTGAatacatctgtgggccccacttctgtcCAATACCACCATAGCTTACAGTGGTACCGACAACACCAGAGCACGCCCCAagaaaatttggatgcatttctAACTTCCTATCTTGATCCTGATATGATCTTTTCTACCATCTCTGCAGAAATAAGAGGTTCAAAATAAAGGGCCCTTGCTATGCTTCCAAAAGATGAATAAATGTTCAATAATTACAGATGGCATGTTCATATGCTATTGATACAGTGCAAAAACCCAAGCTGCAAAGACAGCAATTTCTTACCCATGCTGAGCCCACAGACACCCATCTTCCCAAAGCCAGCCTCAGCCTCCAACCAGTATAAAAGACTTCGAGCTTCCTCAATCGTGACTCTTCCTAACAATAGCAAGTCACTGACACAGAGGAGCTTTGCACCATGCTGCAGTCTAGGACGTCGCCGTCCATAGAAAGGGCTGCTCGAATCAACACGTAATAATTTATCAAGTCACCAGCACAGTTTTCAAATCTGATAAACAGGCAATGTCAAAAGTCGCAGGAGGAAAAGCTTCCTCCTAGTTTCAGAGCAGCAATAAAAGGATGGCTCACCTCTCAAGTACCATGGTCGCAATGTTTTCCTTCAATAGCGGCCCACCGAGACGCAACCTTCTCTCAAATGTATGATCCCCAGTGCCTACAAAAATTCTGACATCTCATACCATTTGGGCCTACAAAAATTATCAGATGATAACCAAGACAGAAATGCCAAAGGAGGATATAGATTTTTAGCAGAGACAAAAAAATGTGTTACTTGGGGCACACTAAAAGAGGCACCTCTTTAACTTCAATCTTGTTTTTCGATACAGTAATCATGATTCATAAGTGCCAATAGAAAAAGGAGAACAATTGAAATTTACAGCACCACCTTATTTTGGACAGGGATCTTAGTGGTTAACCTAACcaaataaatgacatgttcctaaGTCCGTTGAAGAACTTCCATCGAAGAAATGGATCTTGGATTTCTCTGAGGATCTTGTTTCAGAAGTTCATAAGCGAAATGTATTTGACAAAAACAGATTACACCACCTGAACCTAAGTCCATTGAAGAACTTCCGTCGAAGAAATGGATCttggattttcttcttcttcttcttggattGAACCCAAGTCCTTTTTTTAGTCATTGTAAACAATCATGCCTTGATACATTTCTGTTTTTACATGACGTCAAATCATCAATTAAGACTTAAGGGAGTGATTCATTTGGCATTACATTTCACATGCGCATGCAAATCCACAAAGCATACAGACTTGCAGATGCGAATCtataaaacatacaaaacatGTCATTGTAGGCTGCACTTTTCCCATCACTATTTACACTGGGTGCTCAGTAAAGCTTAGTGTGGCTTTTTTGGCAACACAACATCTTGCTAAATCGCGGCCAGGAGGGATCCCGCAGCAACAACATCATTTTACTTCACGCCAAGATTTTCCAAGAAATGACTGACTGCAAGTTTCAGTCTCATTTTCAAGACAGGTAAGACGAGTTGTGGGTTTGTAGCTCATAATTGCCACATTACCGGGAATTGCGTAGAAGATTGTGGGGTGGCACAGGAtcaaagtaaatccaaatctaaagGTTCATTTAAGGAGGGTATACAACAGTTAATCTAATCTACTTTC
This region includes:
- the LOC131222466 gene encoding uncharacterized protein LOC131222466, which produces MVTVNLGVLHYVLDHIYGACMHRTKLSTPFFSRGWGGSKLDMLENMIKQLLPEAVSENWPPNLVQPVWRTVWETRTACLREGVFRTPCDEKLIDALPPESYNARVAFLMPKSVPPQKMACVVHLAGTGDHTFERRLRLGGPLLKENIATMVLESPFYGRRRPRLQHGAKLLCVSDLLLLGRVTIEEARSLLYWLEAEAGFGKMGVCGLSMGGVHAAMVGSLHPTPVATLPFLSPHSAVVVFCEGILKHGTAWEALREDAAQKAAMTLEQVRERMRSVLSLTDVTRFPLPKNPEAVIFVAATDDGYIPKHSVMELQRAWPGSEVRWVMGGHVSSFLLHNDEFRRAIVDALDRLQWKGSSL